One window from the genome of Pseudomonadota bacterium encodes:
- a CDS encoding EamA family transporter → MDNWLVATILALLIYGLWGFFPKLAVTYISPQSALVYEVLGAMLVGILALGLVKFRPDIHPKGILFAVLTGIAGMAGTLFFFIAVQKGKVSVVVSMTALYPLITILLAVLILHEPLTAKQITGMAFALSAIYLLAS, encoded by the coding sequence ATGGACAACTGGCTTGTTGCAACGATTCTGGCGCTTTTGATCTATGGATTATGGGGCTTTTTCCCGAAACTCGCGGTCACCTACATAAGTCCGCAAAGTGCCCTGGTGTATGAAGTCCTTGGCGCGATGCTCGTAGGCATCCTGGCCCTGGGTCTTGTCAAGTTCCGGCCTGACATTCACCCCAAAGGAATACTCTTCGCAGTGCTCACCGGGATCGCCGGCATGGCCGGCACCTTGTTTTTTTTCATTGCGGTGCAGAAAGGCAAAGTCTCGGTGGTGGTGAGCATGACTGCCCTCTACCCTTTGATTACAATTCTGCTGGCAGTATTGATCCTTCACGAACCCCTGACCGCAAAACAGATAACCGGAATGGCCTTTGCCCTGTCTGCGATTTATCTCCTGGCTTCATAA